A section of the Legionella antarctica genome encodes:
- a CDS encoding DUF7713 domain-containing protein: MKKYTKIKSPHVAELHEVIITRQGDTAIIEYKEEGIGTTHITIGHEIDQMSDNDILLCHNSFIALQLQSKKDYQHVATEIPIGESQVKYFEPGDYWTARGDVLRCCIGYDNHQATVIIDDKEFSMDEFGKLLSTYEGWGMRIVIVPEDEIHKTPLIEIKNTPSNKETSIFIPECIVSELHH; encoded by the coding sequence ATGAAAAAATACACAAAAATAAAGAGCCCCCACGTCGCTGAGTTACATGAGGTTATTATTACTCGTCAAGGTGATACAGCAATTATAGAATACAAAGAAGAAGGGATAGGCACCACCCATATAACGATTGGTCATGAAATTGATCAAATGAGTGATAATGATATTTTACTTTGCCATAACTCATTTATTGCTTTACAACTCCAATCCAAGAAAGATTATCAACATGTAGCTACGGAGATCCCCATCGGCGAATCTCAAGTCAAATATTTCGAACCAGGCGATTACTGGACTGCACGCGGTGATGTTTTACGTTGTTGTATAGGCTATGACAATCATCAAGCTACCGTTATAATTGATGACAAAGAGTTTTCTATGGATGAATTCGGAAAATTACTCTCCACATATGAAGGTTGGGGCATGCGTATTGTTATAGTGCCCGAAGATGAAATTCATAAAACACCATTGATTGAAATAAAAAATACACCGAGCAACAAAGAAACTTCGATCTTCATACCAGAATGCATTGTTTCCGAACTTCATCATTAA
- the istB gene encoding IS21-like element helper ATPase IstB — translation MNNESVLEQMRQLKMTGMQEGFREQQSQPKHADLSFEERLSLLLDREILRRDNNRVQSLQRRAKLRQSAAIEDVCYKNKRGLEKAKVMALAKCDFVRHHQNLLITGPTGCGKTYLSCAIGNQACRLGYKVRYLLLTRFLEEMSISHADGSYAKLMTQLHKDDVLILDDFGLTAINAAQRHDLFNLIEDRYQLKSTIITSQFPVAKWHEYLGEPTIADAILDRISENAHRIELNGESMRKKEIASS, via the coding sequence ATGAACAATGAATCCGTATTAGAACAAATGAGACAACTAAAAATGACGGGCATGCAGGAGGGCTTTCGTGAACAACAAAGCCAACCCAAACACGCCGACTTAAGCTTTGAAGAGAGGTTAAGTCTCTTGTTGGACCGCGAAATACTACGCAGAGACAATAATCGTGTGCAGAGTTTACAGCGGCGAGCAAAACTCAGGCAATCTGCAGCCATTGAAGATGTTTGTTATAAAAATAAGAGGGGTTTGGAAAAGGCAAAAGTGATGGCTCTTGCTAAATGTGACTTTGTTCGTCACCATCAAAATTTACTTATAACCGGACCTACCGGCTGCGGGAAAACATATCTTTCATGCGCTATCGGAAACCAAGCTTGCCGTCTAGGTTATAAAGTTCGCTATTTATTGTTAACGCGATTTTTAGAAGAAATGAGCATCTCACATGCCGATGGAAGCTATGCCAAGTTAATGACGCAATTACACAAGGATGATGTACTGATTCTTGATGACTTTGGATTAACAGCAATCAATGCAGCACAACGCCACGACTTGTTTAATCTTATTGAAGATCGGTATCAGCTAAAATCGACCATTATTACAAGCCAGTTTCCTGTGGCTAAATGGCATGAGTATTTAGGTGAGCCAACCATCGCCGATGCCATACTCGATCGCATCTCTGAAAATGCACATCGAATAGAACTCAACGGAGAGTCCATGAGAAAAAAAGAAATTGCTTCATCGTGA